The genomic interval ACGGCGCGGCGATCCTCTTCCGTCGCGGCATTCCGCTCGAGGACATGGAATTTTTCCAGTTCCATCCCACAGGCATTTACAAACTCGGCATCCTCATCACCGAGGGCGCGCGCGGCGAAGGCGCAGTGCTGATCAACGGCAAGGGCGAACGCTTCATGCCGAAGTATGCGCACACGGTCAAGGATTTGGCGTCGCGCGATGTGGTCAGCCGCGCGATCTACACCGAGATCAAAGAAGGTCGCGGCATTGACGGTAAAAATTATGTCTATCTGGATATCCGCCCTGAGACGGTGAACAAATTCGCGGCGGAGGACGGACGCACCAACCCCGACGGTTCTCCCTACAAGATCACTGGCGACACGATCTTGCAAAAGATTCCCGACATCGTGGATTTCTGCCGCGTCTACCTCGGAGTGGACCCTGTCACACAAATGATGCCGACTCAACCGACCGCGCATTACACGATGGGCGGAATTCCGACGACAAAATATGGCGAAGTAGTCGTTGACGATAAAGGCACGAAAATCCCTGGCTTATTCGCGGCAGGCGAGTGCGCGTGCGTGTCTGTGCATGGCGCGAATCGACTCGGCACGAACTCACTGCTCGACCTCGTTGTGTTCGGCAAACACGCGGGACAAACAGCCGCGGAGTACGCCAAGTCGGTTGACTGGGCGAAACTGCCCGACGATGCCGAAGCAGGCGCGAGGTCCGAATTTGAAGCGCTGCGGAATGGGTCGGGTAAAACGAATGCGTACGATCTATCCAATGAGATGAAGAAGGTCATGTTCGAGGAAGTCGGCATTTATCGAAACGAAAAAGATATGGCGTCGGCGTTGGAAAAAGTGCGCGACATGCAGGCGCGATTCAACGATGTGCGCGTGGGCGACACGGGACATGTGTTCAACACCGAATTGTTGAACGCGTGGGAACTCGGCAACATGCTGGCGGTGGCGGAAGCGGTGGCGGCGAGCGCGTTGAACCGCAAA from Candidatus Defluviilinea gracilis carries:
- a CDS encoding FAD-binding protein yields the protein MANVHQFEVIVVGAGGAGLMAGLYASRGAKTAVISKLYPTRSHTGAAQGGISAALGNYEEDRPEWHMYDTVKGSDYLGDQDAIEFMTSEAIHAVLELEHMGLPFDRTPEGRISQRPFGGHTNNETGKPVRRAAHAADRTGHMILQTLYQQCIKNNVTFFDEYQVIDFIMVDGKATAVVAIELATGEFHIFHGKAIIFATGGHGRIFEVTSNAYAYSGDGAAILFRRGIPLEDMEFFQFHPTGIYKLGILITEGARGEGAVLINGKGERFMPKYAHTVKDLASRDVVSRAIYTEIKEGRGIDGKNYVYLDIRPETVNKFAAEDGRTNPDGSPYKITGDTILQKIPDIVDFCRVYLGVDPVTQMMPTQPTAHYTMGGIPTTKYGEVVVDDKGTKIPGLFAAGECACVSVHGANRLGTNSLLDLVVFGKHAGQTAAEYAKSVDWAKLPDDAEAGARSEFEALRNGSGKTNAYDLSNEMKKVMFEEVGIYRNEKDMASALEKVRDMQARFNDVRVGDTGHVFNTELLNAWELGNMLAVAEAVAASALNRKESRGGHAREDYPERDDANWLKHTLITKKNGKLEISYKPVVITKFQPKPRVY